agtaatatgcaaaaaactcaaaaaaaggtagtttttggggtcttttttacacttttctggaggtgaccgggcaaaacggacttgaaattcggattcagcggtcccaaaaacatatagaaagataggtctggtttctggttcatacaactttttttttttgtgtgctagcactgtcgcgacatgtcgctgtcatacccggcacacaaaaaaaaagtttccatgtaccaggaagcagacctatctttctatatgtttttgggaccgctgaatccgattttcaagtccgttttgcccggttacccttcagttttgagaaaaatgcaaaaaactccaaaaaagtcataacaattcaaacaaaatgcactcacagctcaaaactggagggtgatggggccaaacggacttcaaattcgaattcagcgtgcccaaaaacatatagaaagataggtctggtttctggttcatgacacttttttttttgtgtgccggtgtaattaaataattgtatgcttttttgtattgtccgcggatatggagtgatgcaagcccgggagacttgcctccgctttctgaggctaacccagcGAGTCTTAcaggtgagttggaaatagttacgatttgtaactatttgacacttcaaaacgagtttaggaacgatgttcatctgtcaaatagttacaaatcgtaactattttctAGTTTtggaacgacaaaagttaacgatagttaacaatagttaactattgttagaaaaagaacgcacctacGACCTATAaagattggtataataacctaattttgaggagctagctagtaccgagtcctaaTTAGTACTCGGTCTTAAATTGACAGTTCTAGGACTTAGTACCtgagtgaagaaatgagttgataccgatttgagtaaTAACTTTATGACTAGGACCGGTATTAGTgataggactctgtgaagaaatcggccgtaagCCATACTATATGGCAGAGCACTTGGTCGAGACAAAGTAGAAGAAGCGCCATAGGATACTTTCAAATTTaccaaacaacaaataaaaacggTTTTACTGAGAATGAGAAATGAAAAACCTAATTAGTTCTGTGCTAACATGCCGATGCCATCTTTCTATAAATTCTTAAGAAAATgatcaattaaacaaaaatatgagtCAGTCTATTTATGAACTTCACTTTTGTCTCTGAGAATTGTCGCCCTACTTAACAGGTCATTAACTTTTAAAAGATGCATTCAAAAGGTGCTAGATTCATTACAACTGAAAGCAGTAAATAGGTAGTTTGTTTCAAAATTGAACTTACCTCAGTCCTAGCAAAATGACTGGCGTCCTTGAGTTCGGTGAAATCAAGTGGTGGCTGATTATGTGGTGTAGCCGACCAAATAGAAACTAGCCAACGATTACCTAGAAAAATTAGTCTAATCAATCtgccaataaataaaataaagtatattTTACCTGTATGCCTGTCCTTCCAATATTTCCTGTGCTTCGAGCAGCAcgtcaaaaatatattcaaaatcaaaatcgacAACAAGACGACAGTACAAATTGTTATTGTAACGTAAAATGGAGAAAAGTTGCCGTAAATGTGTCCAGTAAAATAGGGATTATTTAGATAGGCTTTACGCTCATCGATTGTGGACATAATTCCAGGTTGGATTTGATGGGAaatttaaacacaatttttaaatgcaaattagcATTGCGAATAATCCAACAATTCAAAtggaaaataaatgaaatttctatagaaaataaagaaaaaccacaAAAGTTAAGTTAAGAGAAATCTTGTGTGgatgaaattaaagaaaatgagGATAAATTGGGTGTGACCCTTTTTTGTTGTGGTGACACTTTTCTTGAAGCGCTATAAAAATAGAAGACTTTAAAGTTCTAGTATCTTTTTACTCACATTCAACTATTTGACTTGATTTACTGATGGAATAGAAATTAATACTTTtctttaattcatttaatttaagaaaatttgtccAACGCCCTAAATAATGAACACAAGATGTAACAAACAAAAACGTACGTTGATTTGAAGTTGCTTGAAGATGAAGAAGCTCAAGCAAACGTGACAAATAAATTTTGGTGATTGTCATTTCATGCGAGTTAAAAAGAGATAAAatgatatatttatatttaatatataatgGTTTCTCGTTCTTTCGTATTTgcttcaaacaaaatgcatttttggttttatacCAGTTTCAATTAACAAATACTAGCAAATATACAAATTCCAAACAATATTAGAGTAATTGTTAATATGCGTATGTATATATTTGACATTAAACACAAACAGGTGCATTTGTGTGGGTGAActaatttttgtaaacaaacagTTTGAGAGACGATGGACGTAGATGAGGTTTGAGGGATTTTGGATTAGACGAATTGGTAGCATTGCCAggccgtgttaaatttttgacactattgaggttaataaaaaaaaattcagctgtatggattattgtttaaaatttgttctaCCTTTTTCTGTCATGAtacttctttttaataaaaaaaaaaaaaacaaaaccatctgcaaaaaaaatttaacccaaatttaaccagtgcctacgttctgtaacttagtcgagaacttctcgcatcgaaaaattttgaaacaaaaattccatacgTTTCTCTATTTAGAAAAATAACCTGTGTCTGTATCTCGATGTGAAAAGCACCcctgtaaattttttattccattggaattattggaaactgtcaaaaaaagggaaaatatttgtacctttggccatcaaaggtcatatagacatagttttacaaAATATATCCCAAGGCTCGATAGTCCGAAGGTAGGGCAGTCGGTCAGCGAGTGGAGGGTACCGAGTTCAAGTCGCAGTTAGGgcatgtaattttttcttttttttttttctttaatattctttttttttattttaaaaatttaagtgatacaaaaataaattaccgtGAACACTATTTCAGAAGTAACATCTCTTATTTAATGTaagattatcaaatttttttcaaatacatatcttactttctcgcatcctttttgcttgtgagtaattttggtagttcaatcgagaaattatctcgataattttcttacagacaaagttttattcacatttttccagtctgtcaagcatttttattcagaaatgtttcaaggcgagaaaattttgtttatagaaacaaacgaatgtgagaaaatgatttttgtgtcgattcacattatttttgttccgatttgcgtgtttcatgcgagaaatttctcgatgcgagagttacagaacgtacccttcaagcaaacaggtccgacctcggtccgaatccgctccgcctgaggcggagctgagtccgacttcggatcagaaactggtccgaaggcggctcaaattagtatggaaattataatcaccgcgaagtcgattgcatatgtattggtgtggtgaaaatctccattccgagaaaatggagccgaaggcggacctgagccggagcagtgaaaacctaccagaaagaggaataagaaagggatgacatttcgcatttgcgaccaaaaaaagaacaagatttattttttttttttcattgaaactgttttattttttattttattttggcaaacgaaattttcacaataaatacaatataaaatacaatacatttttttttcattttatttcatttgatgctgctgctgttgttggtgtttttttagatacccaatcgcatgtttcaccttctagatttttcttcatcattagagattacatctacaacacaagaagaaacaacattttaacccaaacactttgagcgatatataaaacataccttttttgttttccatattggttataatttaataaaattgtttataattaataaactaacattatacaaaaaacgacacgagacacgacgcgaccaaacacttcaacaaaaaataacaaaatgacgcttttgctcttgttggctatgtctgtctactttttttttccttttctcagttttcaccacgattctcttggactttgtgttcatacacaaaaagttgcaagtgtgtgagtgcaacccggcttttctcggtcggaggtcggactgtcttttctggactccgttttcttgcttgaagggtaggcacaggtcccagagcccaataaatttttaacagctgaacaGTTTTTATTCatctcaatagtgtcaaaaatttaacacggatttaactatttaacgcaattcacacacggcctaagaacaatttttttttgtttttttggattttagtccaattcagaattctttagagcattttttttagttgggcgcctttttcaatgaatctgcaattgcAGTAATTTTACTTTAGAAACAAGATGAAAATGGAAATCCTTCAGTTTTTACAGTTAGAAGTAGTTTCGAAGTCTTCGAAACCGATCTAAATGAAGAATATTGATACctatttcatttcacgtgaagttgaaaatagatttgaattcactttcgatcgaattgcggaacatgggcgtatataacgaaaatattgatgagtatagctcaaaaactcttgacgtgataggaataaatctgtaaacagttttggattcagcacaacgaagttcgaacgaaataaagtgtttttttttttaaggatgactcaacttcttgttgtttgtgtaaaatgtttgggacacaagaactttgaaaaaacactagtTACTCTGAATGTGAAAATAGGAGACAGTAGTAGGTACGAATCTGTCGAGAGCAGTataatgctactataccacttttagtaccgcagcacagcgtttaactctcgatcaaagattaataaaaagaaatgaaatttttttcgcacatttaccctcttaaaaattttagaaaaattttccagccccctccaaaaattttttctggatacgccactgaacTCTACcctacctgccatagaaccgttttctccgaattcgattttaacgaaactttttgtaaaaaagcattaatattatttaaatataccttagccaaaaataaaatttcgaataaaatagtttttaaaacattttttttttttttttgaaaaatcaaatttttggaaaccggacattgaatttttttgaaattctggtTTTAGATGtagattagtgatttctacaaaatggcataccaattttattttaaaactttttttttacaaaaaatgatttataaaaaattagatttaaaaaaaacggctctagctattttgaaaaatttttttctaaaaatgcatatataaatatattaaaaacgcTGTTTCGGAACAATTTGAAACTATGAAGAATTATCTATACAATTTTAACTTCAATGCTTTGAAGCATGTTCGAGAAAGTCTTTTGCTTTattttccataattccataatTAAAACACGGATGGTTTTATAAGCatggaaaaaaacatttttaaatggaaattttcttgaaataaaaaaactgaaaataaggGATAACGATATGTACGGCACGGGGTCACCTAACTAAAAGATCTAGAGAAAATTCTGGCCATGATAGGcttcttatttattatttgatGGTCGCTAAGATTATGCAAGTTAtatttttggggccctaagataatatttaatttttctttcaaaaaagttattttttttggggcccctgaggtaatatttttttttagatgaatatAGTTGTTATAGTATGTGACTGGCTACCGATGCATTATGCATTACAcattacactgaagaatataatttctgtcttgtgtccgaagtgattcatatcaaatatcttatctttttacttcgttatttttttataataagtttccttctctgtatctgtcgggggccccggggcaccaccccgcttgccccaatggtgtgtacgcccctgtcaAAAACTCCGAAAAACATGTTCATCGAGAGCCGATCTAGTGCCATTTGTTCCTATAAGTTCACTTATTGCATACATTTACGTATATAGGACTATTAAATATACTTTATTCAATACGATATTCAAGGATCAGCtctaaattaagttaaaaatttatgaaaatttgaaaaaaaaagtcattgatttttttttacggttTTCTTAATGATTTGCTGCATTTTAACTATgtcaataatcatttttatcaaaaaaacaaaaccgaattCCATTTACCAAAACtggtttttatggtttttctcatagtttctatagccacTGCAGGCAGGACCCTACTCCacgcaccagctttccaatacaaaaagaattatcaaaattggttcactcagtccaaagttatgactTCAAAACGATTCAATGAGGTACCTTTTCTGCAACAGCAGAACCGTCTGCATtattatagtacctacataatttaacATAACTACTTGCATTATTGTCTCCTGGTGTGTGTTTCAACATTATATGAAACATGGTCTCAAAACCAAACATAACAATAACAACCATTAACTCTGAAATTTGTTCCTAAAGCCTTTAACAGCTAAACATTGTTATCATTGGTGATAGTAACAAGATTCTAAATTGAAAGGACATTCAAATAAAGAGATTTACTGTGTAGCTGTCGACAAATGAGAAAGATGAATTGACCAATACCCACTAGCTTAAGCAATGTGCTATTGCAATAAGGATGAAAGGGATATtcgctttaaaataaaaattatgcaaCTTCTAAAAGAACAAAAAGTTGTTTGTTGGTTGTTGCAATGAAATGGGTAACAAAAAATTACCTTCCTTCAAACGATATGTGTTGTTTCCTTTTTAACtcaaaagaacacaaaaatgtatatacaatttatatttatgaaaaaaggaTCAATGTCGATTTAATTTGGACACAGAATCATGCCCATGCAGGACCTTTTTCTTAATAAAGGCCAGGGAATTGATTGAATTTAATGATTTCAAGAGAGAATTGGTGAATGTACGAATTGCATGCCTCAATGAGATGAACTCATGTAAATCGAAGTATTGAAAGGCTCTGAGCCGGTCCAGTTGAGTTCGACCCatgcatacatacatacaaaccaACATATCCTTTTTGCCATTGAGCATAGCAACGCATCCATGCTTGGTTAAGCTTTACGTGTTGTGAGGTTATGTAGCGTAAACGGATCGGAAATTATGTTATATTCGAACAGGCTACATATATGCAAATGGACAGCAAAGGGATGTGGGTGGGTTGGTGGAGAGTAAATTGGAGTGATTTTCCATTTTGctattcgttatttttttttttttttaactttttattttttttttgtgttgctgttgttgttgattttctGTTTTCCTTGTTTGCACATCCTTTAAATTTATATGAATGTGTGTACATCATTGCtgattaattatttaaatgcaaGCTACAAAAGTGAAGTTAATGGTGGGGAACATCGGGGGAATATATGTGTATAATCTTTGTGTACAAAGAGAATGTGTAAACATAGCTCTAGCTTAACGCGAAAAGATtgtaaatcttttcaataattGAAATGTAAGCAGCCAGGATGCTTTGCAATACATATGGCAGCGATGATGTTGGTTTGGAGCaatattatatatacaaaaaaaattaaagttatttgGATAGGTTTTGTAGCCAAAACATGTACATTTTCAAAGAAGCCTTTAGGgaatagaaaatgaaaataaattcggTTGGTAAAGATATTGTGTGTATAATTTAAAGTATATTTTGTAGTTCGGTAGTTGCATTTGCATAGGTAAGGTAGTAGCAAAGTTCTTAATAATTACTACCattttcatgtctttttttttagtggtaAGCAAATGgttcagaaaattatttttgtctcaTTATATCTATgtgaatgaaagaaaaaaaaattcgtgggaaacaaaaaaaaaaaactttgaaaatgttccacatacgccgcAGTGAACTCGACGCAGAGTTGAAAACGCCTTCTATGTGACAAGGTATATGGTTTATGATTATTACAACGCGGTTTTAAAAAAACGCTCTATGTGGCGAGGCTTTAAACCACTGGAAgcttgaatttgttgtttttcatgTCTAAAATGAAAATATGTTGATACACTTCAAAGTAGATTACTTGAAAGGAAATCAGATATTTTGAAATAAGCACAATTAGCAAAATAGTCGTCATTCAAGTAAAGAATTTCCTCAAGCAAGGTCTGTGGCCTGATTATGGAAAACGATGTAGATTGCTTAATATTCGATATCTTCCCTTCGATTTTACCTCGTATCAATTATGGAATTGGAAGCGAATATTTCCAATATCGATCCAAATTACAGCTGGTTACAACAGGTTTGTCTTGTAATGTCTGTGAAAACatgttcttcttttattttctttagctctgaaataaaattaaatacatatattaatttttaaatattactcaATTGTATTTTGTGTATGCAGACATTTAGAAACATAAGGacataatacatattttaaaggaaaaaaagaaacaccaaAGAAGTACACCTACCTACGCCTTTGTCTCTTGTGAACTTCCGTACTTTAtagaaagtattttattttgtgtcttaaatttgcaaaatatttattattataatgtttacagaaataaacaattaaaagtGGATTTAacaaactttttatgaaaaactgcagcaaaaataaatttagtggATCGAAATAAAATCCGGCAAGAAAAAGATGTCCAAAATTCATGggaattaaaaacgaaaaagtaAGAGAAACTAAAACAATAatacaaaacttaaaattagccaccaaaaactatcaaattcgtatattttttctttcgatgacaaattgaacgtttatagATACTTAAGTTCTAAGACTTTATACACAATTAATAggtttttgggaccaattacagattttactgtctcttcgaaaagaacaccctttcacccaaatgAAAACTTAGTATTCTTGCTTTATACCTCAAATGcaacgtttttatgaaatttcatttgGGTGGCtcatcaattttgattttcactcaaaaaaacacctttttaaccatgatatttttatagacacatTAGATTTGTGCTTCCAATCACAAAAGtaacatatttttgaattacaATACGGAACCACTATTTTTCCAATAAACCCACATTTTCTTTTCACATTTATAGACATATTTTATTCGTCAGtgcaaagacaaaatttttaataaatttcgtaagggtgcCTTTAGTACTATTCATTTATCtcacttatcgcggatttttcttattttccacaaaaaatttaaaaatatttttatatttgactTAGATTCCAAGTTTCTAttgtaaatgaaatatttttaccaattttcatttggATACCATTTTTGTCCTAGTATTTGTgaaacaaattcaattttcatcatttcttaaaaaataaattacacgactggggtcgcacgtacttgctcttatgcttaaagtaactataatgttaaagctttttattcaagaaatttaaaatttgatattttgaagaaatttcataagtagtataaaaaaattaaatctgtttttataattaattaaactccatttaattttaattttagaaaaaaattttcgaaaattgtagtagccgttttttaaaaaaataattttttatgtataaaaattttttaacatttttcaaaaaaaaagttggtatgccattttgaagaaataattaatttacacttaataactaaatttcaaaatttttcattgatccgttttcaaaaaattgatttttcaaaaaaaaattttgaaatattttttaaaaatccaaaaatacgttttttgaaaattttctaaattcttaatattatctttacacacgtttgtataaaaattttcatttaaatagggttaatgttgtacgagatattcagaaacgaaaaaaaccgttctatgacaggtaccattaataacggtacaaaaaatattttttttattttaaaagttggctcttatgtgtagtactacacacaaaaatttaaatcaaaatcgttagagccgtttttgaaaaaaattagcttttctatttccgttatatggcaagtaccgttagttttggtcataaaaaaaaatttcaatttgccctctagggaatcaccaaaaactgctaactaccaagtttgaagaaaatcacttcactcgtttaggctgcagctccagatagagacagacacacagacagacagaattgccggacccacttttttggcattctccatcatcgtaatgtcatgtaaaattgttatctcgagttcgattttttttacgaatcctaaacttgccctatagtacctatatcgcaagtaaaaaaaacacctttactcaatataattttgtaaactCATTACATTCTTGGTTCTTGTAGAAGAAACGTTTtcatcaagtttaaaaaattaacaaaattattgtcAGTTGATAAAATACCCTTTCTACACATAACTTAATCccacaaaaaaacaccttttcaccaaaaatatttttaagaattttctagaTTCTTTGTCTCTGCGTATCAAGAATTGCGATTTGGTGACATTATTAATCTGCAGTCAAATTTTAAGGCAATTAACAGCGCCTAAAATCACTGCGCATTCCCAACTGATAGCTGCTTTCATAATTCGTAACTTTTCATATTTGTTGAGTTACCCACAAGGAATATCAAGAACTAATGCATTAGACTCAACACTCAACATATCGGCTAACCTagacggagaaaaaaaaaggcaccttaaaataagatgatgcccacCTGAAATCCCAACATCTTAAAACAATACCTCTTTAAATTTGTGGAAcccgcttaaattctgttaatttCAAGGTTGACTTgatttcattttaatgtgaatttacatctttacaaaaaaaccgacaaaaaattaaaaaaacataaaaataatataattttccgcttaaattaagtggatttcttttaaatttacacattcaagaaattaagaagatttttccgcttaatttaaagcgggagtcatcttggcaaaaaccatgcagaaatcttCTCAACCTTTGATGTGGAATCAGCTCGTTTTTAGGTggtattttttctctgtgtaacaTTGACAATAgctttttctaatattttaacaaagaaaatttttcatacaaatttgtcatttattgaaattgattCCATGACTCTTTCCATTAAGTTACTCCTAAAACTATGCATTATTATCCTATGTCTATTTAAAAAACAACCCTACgttaaaaaagtcaaacaaaaaTGTCATTAGCCCTTCAAATTAAAACTCAATTCTCTGGCAGGTGACTGAGACTGTGGGCTAGAGTGATACATTACAACAATTTGATAAGACAGGCGGAGATCAGACTTTTATATTAGGTTATTCAAGTGGAATTTAGGGGGAATGTCAAATGAACAATTTCATCAAGCTCGTGTGTGATGGTGATGTGACCTTTCTGTCTGTCACATTGGAAAACCTTTTGTGACAAATTATGTGCTGAccttttttgaaagttttcaaactttcaaataaaaaaaaaaaaaaaagtaaaacacacACAGTTACACAAAAGTGTGTGATGATGAAAATGGGATTCAGACCAAACGACcatgaaaaaaatcaactatTTTATGAAATCGTATAAACTTTGATGGATTAACAAATTTTACCATAAAACATGTTTTGTGTATATTTCTAAACTAAGTATGAGAACTTGAaagtttttcaagaaaaaaaaaagttcttatagaAGTGAAGGGTTCTTCATCTGGAAAATTTAATCCAAAGAGATCAAACTTCGCTCAAAACTTGTACAAAGCCaaaccatcaaaaatttaaatgaaacaacaaaaaaatagataaagaaATTGGAGCTAGTTTATTATTATCGCAAACCTTTTTTCCCTCTTGGCCTCAAAAGTTGAAATTTAAAGCCTCTGGCAGAGTCAACCATCGCATCGCGGGCAACAAAATCCACTTTTAATAAGCTCCACCATAGCCCATTGGCATTCTCATGTCCCTAATTAATCTTATTTTGCCTGTCTAATCTAATTGCCTTAACATCTATCATCAGCGTACACCGACGTTGTAAAGTCGTAGTCGTAGTCATAGTCGTAGAGCCGTCATCGTTCTCGTCCTCGTCGTTTTCATC
This DNA window, taken from Episyrphus balteatus chromosome 2, idEpiBalt1.1, whole genome shotgun sequence, encodes the following:
- the LOC129912455 gene encoding uncharacterized protein LOC129912455, producing the protein MSTIDERKAYLNNPYFTGHIYGNFSPFYVTITICTVVLLSILILNIFLTCCSKHRKYWKDRHTGNRWLVSIWSATPHNQPPLDFTELKDASHFARTETQHIFNEEIESSPAATHQQQYQFHHQQERPARPSRQQREEYVELQKRESDI